The segment CCCGGGGGAGGGAACCCCTTTTTGCAAAAAGGGGTTCCCTCCCCCGGTTCCTCCACACACCGCATGAGAAAGCTACGCGTCATCGTCAACGCCGTGCCGTTGGCCACGGTGAATACGGGCATTGGCCGCTATTTGCGCTGTTTGTACGGGGCGTTGGAGCGGGGCTATGGCGACCGGCTGGAGATCGGCTATTTTGACGGCAAGCGGGTGGGGCGGGAGCCGCCGAAGCCGCCGGAGAATCTGGCCGCCCGGTCGCGGTTGACCGATCTGCTTTGGAAACTGCCGCCGTCGGTGGCGCTCGGGGTGCGCCTGGCCCGGCATTATCAGCGGGAATGGGCGTTTTGGCGAGCGGCCCGGGGCTATGACGTCTACCATGAGGCGGCTTTTTTTCCGTTTCGGGTCCCGAGGGGCGTCAGGACGGTGTTCACCGTGCATGATCTGTCCCTGCTGACCTTTCCCGAGCATCATCCGGCCGAGCGGGTGCGCTATTTCCGGATGTTTTTCTTCCGCCGGCTGGCCTGGGTTTCGCGGTTTCTGGCCGTGTCGGGCTTCACCCGGGACGAGATGGTCCGAGTGCTCGGGATCGACCGGGACCGCGTCCGGGTGACCTGGAACGCCCACGAGCCCGAGGTGTTC is part of the Solidesulfovibrio fructosivorans JJ] genome and harbors:
- a CDS encoding glycosyltransferase family 4 protein gives rise to the protein MRKLRVIVNAVPLATVNTGIGRYLRCLYGALERGYGDRLEIGYFDGKRVGREPPKPPENLAARSRLTDLLWKLPPSVALGVRLARHYQREWAFWRAARGYDVYHEAAFFPFRVPRGVRTVFTVHDLSLLTFPEHHPAERVRYFRMFFFRRLAWVSRFLAVSGFTRDEMVRVLGIDRDRVRVTWNAHEPEVFHPMEAPLPSAVPERYFLFVGTYDPRKNMHVIPKALARSGLDVPLVTAGWTGWSRERMEGVPPIELGYTDDATLAALYTKALALVYPSIYEGFGLPVLEAMACGCPVVTSRLSSLPEVAGEAGIYLDVPSDAEGMARVLSRVAGDAVLRREKGALGLERSREFSWDETARRTFEEFEKSLR